The following are encoded in a window of Telmatobacter sp. DSM 110680 genomic DNA:
- a CDS encoding DUF1801 domain-containing protein gives MKKSVLRNADTATTGPASKENDQLSDWRGEMLSRLRALIRQADPDVVEECKWKKPSNPRGVPVWSHHGMICTGETHKQVVKMTFAKGAFLDDPAGLFNSSLEGNLRRAIDFHEGDKVNEKALKALIRAAVALNAAKA, from the coding sequence ATGAAAAAGAGCGTTCTACGGAATGCCGATACCGCGACGACTGGACCAGCCTCAAAAGAAAACGATCAACTGAGTGACTGGCGGGGCGAGATGCTTTCGCGCCTCCGCGCTTTGATCAGGCAGGCCGATCCGGATGTTGTGGAGGAATGCAAATGGAAGAAACCCTCGAATCCGCGAGGGGTACCAGTATGGTCGCATCACGGGATGATCTGCACAGGGGAGACCCACAAGCAGGTCGTGAAGATGACGTTTGCCAAGGGCGCTTTCCTGGATGACCCGGCAGGTCTTTTCAATTCGAGCCTCGAAGGGAACTTGCGCCGCGCTATCGATTTTCACGAAGGGGACAAGGTAAATGAGAAGGCCTTGAAAGCTCTGATCCGCGCCGCTGTGGCATTGAATGCCGCAAAGGCCTGA
- a CDS encoding DMT family transporter, translating to MKLRAYLLMTFVVAVWGSTFVLIKGALSDSTPAAFNLIRMTLAFVLLAIAYHRSWRTIRRSDIGAGALVGLCLAAGYQFQTTGLARTTPSKSAFITGLVVVLVPLFSIVPALRPPGARSPRWNAFLGATLAFLGILFLTSPSNIRASSSLSSLLPDLSSINVGDILTFGCSIGFAFHCIALGHVSPRIPFRPLAILQVGFCTIFMAVSLPLIEHPHVHFTPRLLIALVIAAALATAAAFSIQSWAQSILPSTHTALLLTLEPVFAWITSFLLMGERLGLRPASGAILILIGIAITELIPQPHVPTAHEA from the coding sequence ATGAAACTGCGCGCATATCTCCTGATGACGTTTGTGGTGGCCGTCTGGGGATCCACCTTCGTGCTCATCAAAGGCGCGCTCTCCGACTCCACGCCAGCAGCATTCAATCTGATTCGCATGACGCTGGCCTTTGTGCTGCTCGCCATCGCGTATCACCGGTCGTGGCGCACCATCCGCCGCTCCGATATCGGCGCAGGAGCACTTGTCGGCCTTTGTCTCGCCGCAGGCTATCAATTCCAGACCACCGGACTCGCGCGTACCACGCCATCCAAATCCGCATTCATCACCGGACTCGTCGTCGTCCTTGTTCCGCTCTTCTCCATCGTGCCTGCGCTCCGTCCGCCGGGTGCACGGTCTCCTCGCTGGAATGCATTCCTCGGCGCTACACTCGCCTTTCTCGGCATTCTCTTTCTTACCTCGCCGTCGAACATTCGCGCTTCATCTTCCCTGTCTTCCCTTCTTCCCGATCTGTCTTCCATTAATGTCGGCGACATACTCACCTTCGGTTGTTCCATCGGATTTGCCTTCCATTGCATCGCCCTCGGCCACGTCTCCCCGCGCATCCCTTTTCGACCGCTCGCAATTTTGCAAGTCGGCTTCTGCACGATCTTCATGGCTGTGAGTCTTCCCCTTATCGAGCATCCGCACGTTCACTTCACGCCGCGCTTGTTGATCGCGCTGGTTATCGCCGCAGCACTCGCCACGGCTGCAGCATTCTCTATCCAGAGCTGGGCGCAGTCCATACTTCCTTCCACACACACTGCGCTGCTTCTCACCCTGGAGCCGGTATTCGCGTGGATCACTTCCTTTCTGCTGATGGGGGAACGACTCGGCCTTCGTCCCGCCTCTGGAGCCATTCTTATCCTTATCGGCATCGCCATCACGGAATTAATCCCCCAGCCTCACGTCCCCACTGCTCACGAAGCCTGA
- a CDS encoding DoxX family protein → MTTKTRNIVYWTTTVLVAFFMSGGVAQLMQYRANPHGVVPELGYPMYFFAILGVWKILGAITILVPGYPRLKEWAYAGIFFDLTGAAVSCASVGVYGAYGFHIFAPLIIAGLTVTSWALRPESRRVGVLFPASEERHAGVNTRAATVARG, encoded by the coding sequence ATGACTACGAAGACAAGGAATATCGTCTACTGGACAACGACAGTCCTGGTTGCGTTCTTCATGAGCGGCGGTGTTGCGCAGTTGATGCAATACCGGGCCAACCCTCACGGCGTTGTGCCTGAACTTGGTTATCCAATGTATTTCTTCGCCATACTCGGCGTATGGAAGATACTTGGAGCCATCACCATCCTGGTTCCGGGTTATCCGCGTCTCAAGGAATGGGCGTATGCCGGCATCTTCTTCGATCTGACAGGGGCTGCTGTATCGTGTGCCTCTGTCGGTGTCTATGGTGCTTACGGCTTTCACATCTTCGCTCCGCTGATCATCGCCGGTTTGACTGTGACATCCTGGGCCCTGCGGCCAGAAAGCCGCAGGGTTGGCGTTCTCTTCCCAGCCAGCGAAGAACGTCACGCCGGCGTGAACACGAGAGCGGCAACCGTTGCAAGGGGTTGA
- a CDS encoding M20/M25/M40 family metallo-hydrolase has translation MDSPLKWCRFMVIAAAVSAAGVAVCSGQAQAVQSAQGPDPAGQQPTMLDRLNQMLSGGKSAWTDEQLATMERLRAAAMKSDYAYKELQHLTDNIGPRLSGSPQAQKAVDYVAGEMRSLGAEVTLEKAAVPHWVRGMETAELTAWPGQAPGTTQKIVLTALGGSTATPPEGITTEVVVVDDWKQLNALPAGSVKGKILLFNHAFDKELAATGHGLEAYGNGVVYRAAGPIAGAAVGAVAVLVRSVGGADFRLPHTGLTEYPHAGTKIPAAAVAAEDAEILKVLASQGPVTMHLTLTPQTLPDAQSYNVIADWKGTEHPEQVVVVSGHLDSWDLGTGAIDDGAGVVVSMQAIQLMKELGIHPRRTVRVIAWMSEEEGSEGAAAYMAEHAADMGNHVGAIESDLGADHPTGIYYAGKPQLGQWLRPVAQVLDADGAGSLVSAPETGEDIAGMTEKGVPSFAPVQDSRFYFNYHHTAADTFDKIDKKHLNENAAVMAVLAYALADSAEPATR, from the coding sequence ATGGATTCCCCTCTGAAGTGGTGCAGATTCATGGTGATTGCGGCTGCGGTGTCGGCGGCCGGGGTGGCGGTGTGCTCGGGGCAGGCACAGGCTGTGCAAAGCGCTCAGGGCCCGGATCCGGCGGGGCAGCAGCCCACAATGCTGGACCGGCTGAACCAAATGCTGTCTGGCGGCAAGAGCGCCTGGACCGATGAGCAGTTGGCCACCATGGAGCGGCTGCGCGCGGCGGCAATGAAAAGCGACTACGCCTACAAGGAACTCCAGCATCTGACAGACAACATCGGGCCGCGGCTGAGCGGATCTCCGCAGGCGCAGAAGGCGGTGGACTACGTTGCGGGCGAAATGCGATCGCTTGGTGCCGAGGTAACGCTCGAAAAAGCAGCAGTGCCTCACTGGGTTCGCGGCATGGAGACGGCCGAGTTGACGGCGTGGCCGGGCCAGGCCCCGGGGACGACCCAGAAGATCGTACTGACGGCGCTGGGCGGTAGCACCGCGACTCCGCCTGAGGGGATTACGACCGAGGTTGTAGTGGTGGACGACTGGAAGCAGTTGAACGCGCTGCCTGCGGGTTCGGTGAAAGGCAAAATTCTACTGTTCAATCATGCATTCGACAAGGAGCTTGCAGCCACGGGCCATGGACTGGAAGCGTACGGAAACGGCGTGGTATATCGCGCGGCGGGACCGATTGCGGGAGCGGCGGTGGGCGCGGTCGCAGTGTTGGTGCGGAGCGTGGGCGGAGCGGATTTCCGGCTACCGCATACAGGGCTGACTGAGTATCCGCATGCCGGAACGAAGATTCCAGCGGCAGCGGTGGCTGCCGAAGATGCAGAGATCCTGAAGGTGCTGGCGAGCCAGGGACCGGTGACGATGCACCTGACGCTGACTCCACAGACTCTGCCCGATGCGCAAAGCTACAACGTGATTGCGGACTGGAAGGGAACTGAGCATCCAGAGCAGGTGGTGGTGGTTTCAGGGCATCTGGACTCCTGGGATCTGGGCACAGGCGCGATTGATGATGGCGCCGGCGTTGTCGTATCCATGCAGGCAATCCAGTTAATGAAAGAACTGGGGATTCATCCACGGCGCACTGTGCGGGTGATTGCGTGGATGAGTGAGGAAGAAGGCTCAGAGGGCGCAGCAGCATACATGGCCGAGCATGCGGCTGATATGGGAAATCACGTTGGCGCGATCGAGAGCGACCTCGGCGCCGATCATCCGACTGGAATTTACTACGCTGGAAAACCGCAACTCGGCCAATGGCTGCGGCCTGTAGCACAGGTGCTGGATGCTGATGGCGCGGGTTCGCTGGTGAGCGCGCCAGAGACGGGCGAAGATATCGCGGGGATGACGGAGAAAGGCGTGCCGAGTTTTGCGCCCGTGCAGGACAGCCGTTTCTATTTCAACTATCACCACACGGCGGCGGACACCTTCGACAAGATTGATAAGAAGCACCTGAATGAAAATGCAGCGGTGATGGCAGTGCTTGCCTATGCCCTGGCGGATTCGGCGGAGCCAGCGACGCGATAG
- a CDS encoding TIGR03435 family protein: protein MKTVRTVSRVIFFVVSTSMALCQSSTTPPTFDVASVRPSQHNVGPDYNNQLTYTPGEFTAKNVTIKRLVAEAYQLQMDQVSGPNWIDQNEFDIEAKASTGATKDQLARMLRSLLAERFHLTQHIEKREMRVYALMVDKGGAKIHPIDGDKPAASVGGFHFHGDLRQFADLLAVQLSIPATNDPSTPVRASTSRIPVLDKTGMTGIFDFNVDMRPELGTDMFAAWQRALHDQLGLKIEGRKEQVDVLVVDQAAKVPTEN from the coding sequence ATGAAGACCGTGCGTACAGTGAGCCGCGTCATCTTCTTCGTTGTTTCAACCTCAATGGCTCTGTGCCAGTCTTCAACGACTCCGCCAACGTTTGACGTTGCGTCGGTCAGGCCAAGCCAACACAACGTGGGGCCGGACTATAACAATCAATTGACCTACACGCCCGGTGAATTCACCGCGAAGAATGTCACCATCAAGAGATTGGTCGCGGAGGCCTACCAGTTGCAGATGGACCAGGTGTCCGGGCCAAACTGGATTGACCAGAACGAATTTGACATCGAAGCAAAAGCTTCGACAGGGGCCACGAAGGACCAATTGGCCAGGATGCTGCGAAGCCTGCTTGCGGAGCGGTTCCATCTTACGCAGCACATTGAGAAGCGAGAAATGCGTGTGTACGCGCTCATGGTCGACAAAGGCGGTGCCAAAATCCATCCAATCGATGGCGACAAACCTGCAGCCTCGGTCGGCGGATTCCATTTTCATGGAGATCTGCGCCAGTTTGCCGATCTGCTTGCGGTTCAATTGTCCATTCCGGCAACCAACGATCCAAGCACACCAGTGCGGGCAAGTACGTCGAGGATACCGGTGCTAGACAAAACTGGAATGACGGGCATCTTTGACTTCAACGTTGATATGCGGCCGGAGCTTGGCACCGATATGTTTGCCGCGTGGCAGAGAGCGCTGCATGATCAGTTGGGACTGAAGATTGAAGGCCGCAAAGAACAAGTAGATGTATTGGTCGTGGACCAGGCAGCAAAAGTTCCAACTGAAAACTAG
- a CDS encoding DUF1801 domain-containing protein translates to MTERTMTTNPKVDAFIAESKNWREELRRLRDILLDSELTEEFKWDQPCYTFEGKNVAILHGLKESCAFAFFKGALLKDVHGVLTSPGLNTQSGRWIKFTSVREIAEMKSVLKAYIREAIKVEKAGLKVKLRKTSDLKVPEEFQILLDEFPKLKTAFDVLTPGRQRAYIYHFSAPKQSRTREARVRKFMPHIFKGKGPLEQ, encoded by the coding sequence GTGACTGAACGGACGATGACGACGAATCCTAAAGTCGATGCTTTTATTGCCGAGTCGAAGAACTGGCGTGAAGAGTTGCGGCGGCTGAGAGACATTCTCTTGGACTCCGAGTTGACTGAAGAGTTCAAGTGGGATCAACCCTGCTATACCTTTGAGGGAAAGAACGTTGCGATCCTTCATGGATTGAAAGAGTCTTGTGCGTTTGCGTTTTTCAAGGGTGCCCTGCTGAAGGATGTCCACGGTGTTCTGACAAGCCCTGGGCTCAATACGCAGTCAGGGCGCTGGATTAAATTCACCTCCGTGCGAGAGATTGCGGAGATGAAATCTGTTTTGAAGGCTTACATTCGTGAAGCCATCAAGGTGGAAAAAGCCGGCCTGAAAGTGAAATTAAGAAAGACTTCGGATTTGAAAGTTCCCGAAGAATTCCAAATCCTGCTGGACGAGTTTCCTAAGCTGAAGACCGCCTTCGACGTACTGACGCCAGGACGACAGAGAGCATACATCTATCATTTTTCCGCCCCCAAGCAATCCAGGACACGCGAAGCCCGTGTTCGAAAATTCATGCCGCATATCTTCAAAGGTAAGGGGCCGCTCGAGCAGTAA
- a CDS encoding SRPBCC domain-containing protein, protein MTTTAPTQSLVIEREMSHPPEKIWRALTEGKLIDEWLMKNDFQPVVGHRFQFRSTPVPNWDGIIEGKVLEVEPNARLAYTWASMGMESVVTWTLTPAGSGTHVRMEHAGFPSAESASYKGAKYGWTSFIGKLEQVVGGLQ, encoded by the coding sequence ATGACCACGACTGCCCCAACACAGAGTCTCGTGATCGAACGAGAGATGTCGCACCCCCCCGAAAAGATCTGGCGTGCCCTCACCGAAGGAAAACTGATCGACGAGTGGCTGATGAAAAATGATTTTCAGCCGGTCGTCGGCCACCGCTTTCAATTCCGATCCACTCCGGTGCCAAATTGGGACGGGATCATCGAGGGTAAAGTTCTTGAGGTCGAGCCAAATGCGCGACTCGCGTATACGTGGGCTTCCATGGGAATGGAGAGCGTAGTGACCTGGACGCTTACGCCAGCCGGCAGCGGTACTCATGTTCGCATGGAGCACGCTGGCTTCCCATCGGCAGAAAGCGCCAGCTACAAGGGTGCCAAATACGGATGGACAAGCTTCATCGGCAAGCTGGAGCAAGTCGTGGGAGGTTTGCAATGA
- a CDS encoding amidohydrolase, whose amino-acid sequence MPSTAKASSTAPDAIFFDGVIYTGAGFAEDKPQIVEAIAIRGAKVIAIGKSAEITRLAGPKTALHDLNSVTTSTFIFPGFNDAHTHLGGAGRTKLNVDLTGVKSLADMLTQIKTAADAAPAGHWLTGGNWDHTLWEQKVLPTRKDLDGVTGNHPTFLDRIDGHISIANSAALAAAGITGKTQPPQGGAIDLDGSGQPTGILRESAQGLVYRVIPPPTAEERRKGDELAIEDALTHGVTSVQDFSDWEDFLVFEKLEKEGKLHLRISEWLPFKDSLDELKAHRAHHDVNDPLLHTGMLKGFMDGSLGSRTAAMKAPFADDPGNTGLPQYNQDELNKMAVDRAAAGFQLGFHAIGDKATSMALDAFSQSGVSTSARNRIEHAQVVDPADIPRFKKLGVIASMQPNHLLTDMNWAVDRLGPQRAAYSYAWKAFLDAGVPLAFGTDYPVEPITPFRGLYAAITRMNEAGTKTYYPENKLTRGQALYAYTQGSAYAEFAEKHKGKLLPGYDADFILVDRDLYKIGAPAILQTHVVQTFVAGQPRLP is encoded by the coding sequence GTGCCGTCTACTGCAAAAGCCAGCTCTACTGCCCCCGACGCGATCTTCTTCGATGGGGTCATTTACACGGGCGCTGGATTCGCGGAAGACAAGCCTCAGATCGTTGAAGCGATCGCCATTCGCGGCGCTAAAGTCATCGCCATCGGCAAATCTGCGGAGATCACGCGTCTCGCCGGGCCCAAAACTGCTCTGCACGATCTCAATTCCGTCACTACCAGCACTTTCATCTTTCCCGGCTTCAACGACGCGCACACGCATCTGGGCGGCGCAGGGCGCACAAAGCTCAACGTTGACCTCACCGGCGTCAAGTCGCTCGCCGACATGCTCACACAAATCAAAACGGCAGCCGATGCCGCGCCAGCAGGCCACTGGCTCACTGGCGGTAACTGGGATCACACGCTCTGGGAGCAGAAGGTGCTTCCGACGCGAAAGGATCTTGACGGAGTAACAGGCAATCACCCCACATTCCTCGATCGCATTGACGGGCATATTTCAATCGCCAACAGTGCTGCGCTGGCCGCTGCGGGCATCACCGGAAAAACACAACCACCGCAAGGCGGAGCGATTGATCTCGACGGCAGCGGCCAACCGACCGGCATTCTTCGCGAATCCGCGCAGGGCCTCGTCTATAGAGTCATCCCACCGCCCACCGCAGAAGAGCGCCGCAAAGGCGACGAACTCGCCATCGAGGACGCGCTCACCCATGGCGTCACCAGCGTGCAAGACTTCAGTGATTGGGAAGACTTCCTCGTTTTCGAGAAGTTGGAGAAGGAGGGGAAACTTCATCTCCGCATCAGCGAGTGGCTGCCCTTCAAGGATTCTCTTGATGAGCTGAAGGCACATCGCGCCCATCACGACGTCAACGATCCGCTGCTCCACACCGGCATGCTCAAAGGCTTCATGGACGGTTCTCTCGGCTCGCGCACCGCAGCAATGAAAGCGCCTTTTGCCGACGATCCCGGCAACACTGGCCTTCCCCAATATAACCAGGACGAGTTGAACAAGATGGCAGTCGATCGTGCTGCTGCGGGCTTTCAGCTTGGCTTTCACGCCATCGGCGACAAGGCGACATCGATGGCGCTGGACGCCTTCTCGCAATCCGGCGTCTCCACATCTGCACGGAATCGCATCGAGCACGCGCAGGTCGTCGATCCCGCAGACATCCCGCGATTCAAGAAACTCGGCGTCATCGCCAGCATGCAGCCCAATCATTTACTCACCGACATGAACTGGGCCGTCGATCGCCTTGGCCCGCAACGTGCCGCGTACTCCTACGCGTGGAAGGCCTTCCTCGACGCTGGCGTCCCGCTTGCCTTCGGGACTGACTATCCTGTTGAACCGATCACGCCGTTTCGTGGACTCTACGCCGCTATCACACGAATGAACGAAGCCGGAACTAAAACCTACTATCCCGAAAATAAACTTACCCGCGGCCAGGCGCTCTATGCCTACACGCAAGGCTCGGCTTACGCGGAATTCGCCGAGAAGCATAAAGGGAAACTGCTCCCGGGCTATGACGCAGACTTCATCCTCGTCGATCGCGATCTCTACAAAATCGGAGCGCCCGCGATCCTTCAAACCCACGTTGTTCAAACATTCGTCGCCGGCCAGCCTCGCCTTCCCTGA
- a CDS encoding M20/M25/M40 family metallo-hydrolase: protein MAIFSRSTAFTRVTSIAAQRAIHAAFTWIHNNPKTLIDRQAELVAIPAPPFGEQARTQWIAERFVEIGLASVTTDTIGNVIGFIPATHLPADSTGPVVVLSAHLDTVFPAVTPLRPVLTRDNDANRLAAPGSCDNAAGVIGMLALAQAITQAKVHLASPIVILANVGEEGEGDLRGVRHFYNHPELAGRIAAHIVLDGAGADSAVTQALGSLRFQVTINGPGGHSFTDAGTPNPIVALATALANLGLTPMPEKPSTTLNVGTIHGGTSVNSIPESATASIDFRSTSSEELLRLEVALHRAVEDAVDQNNAAAKYNRKSNRGLLTYTVKKIGDRPAAQLPADSPILETLRAVDRHLGIQTDLRLGSTDANIPIALGIPSLSMGAGGDGGGAHTVSEWYSDKDRETGLRRILLLCVAMTEWAAEQ, encoded by the coding sequence ATGGCAATCTTCTCGCGCAGCACGGCTTTCACCCGCGTCACATCCATCGCTGCTCAGCGCGCTATCCACGCAGCTTTCACATGGATTCACAACAATCCCAAAACACTCATCGATCGCCAGGCCGAACTGGTTGCCATTCCCGCCCCCCCTTTCGGCGAACAAGCGCGCACGCAATGGATCGCCGAGCGATTCGTCGAGATCGGACTTGCCAGCGTAACGACAGACACAATCGGCAACGTCATCGGATTCATTCCCGCCACTCATCTTCCCGCTGACAGCACGGGACCCGTCGTTGTCCTCTCTGCGCATTTGGATACCGTCTTCCCTGCTGTGACTCCGCTTCGTCCTGTGCTGACGCGCGACAATGACGCGAATCGTCTAGCCGCACCTGGATCCTGCGACAATGCTGCGGGCGTTATCGGTATGCTCGCCCTGGCACAGGCCATTACCCAAGCCAAAGTTCACCTAGCCTCTCCCATCGTCATACTCGCCAATGTCGGAGAAGAGGGCGAAGGCGATCTTCGCGGCGTACGCCACTTCTATAACCATCCAGAACTGGCCGGGCGCATTGCCGCTCACATCGTGCTTGACGGTGCAGGTGCCGACTCGGCCGTCACGCAAGCCCTCGGCAGCCTTCGCTTCCAAGTCACGATCAACGGGCCCGGCGGCCATAGCTTCACTGACGCGGGCACACCGAATCCCATCGTTGCTCTTGCCACAGCCCTCGCCAATCTGGGGCTCACTCCGATGCCGGAGAAGCCGAGCACTACCCTCAATGTCGGAACAATTCACGGTGGCACGAGTGTCAACTCCATCCCTGAAAGCGCCACCGCTTCGATTGACTTTCGCTCTACGAGTTCGGAAGAGCTTCTTCGCCTCGAAGTCGCCCTGCATCGCGCCGTTGAGGACGCCGTGGATCAGAACAATGCAGCAGCGAAATACAATCGGAAGAGCAACCGGGGACTGCTGACATATACCGTCAAAAAGATTGGCGACCGTCCCGCCGCGCAACTCCCCGCCGACTCTCCTATTCTCGAAACTCTTAGGGCTGTCGACCGGCATCTCGGCATTCAAACCGATCTTCGCCTCGGCTCGACCGATGCCAATATACCGATTGCGCTCGGCATTCCCTCTCTCTCCATGGGCGCCGGGGGAGACGGCGGCGGCGCCCACACAGTCTCTGAGTGGTACAGCGACAAAGACCGTGAAACCGGCCTCCGCCGCATTCTTTTGCTGTGCGTTGCCATGACGGAATGGGCCGCCGAGCAGTAG
- a CDS encoding metalloregulator ArsR/SmtB family transcription factor, whose protein sequence is MTSVHTNYVFRALADPTRRSLFEELSRQGEQTVHALTRHAGVSQPAVSKHLTVLKRAKLVRHRRDGRETHYRAEPNALAPMVDWLNLYGAFWRDRFDQLENLLQRMEP, encoded by the coding sequence ATGACGTCGGTTCATACAAATTACGTTTTTCGTGCTCTCGCCGATCCCACTCGAAGATCTCTCTTCGAGGAACTGAGCCGGCAGGGAGAACAGACCGTTCACGCATTGACGCGCCACGCGGGTGTGTCTCAGCCGGCTGTTTCGAAACACCTCACCGTGTTGAAGCGCGCAAAGCTGGTGCGGCATCGCCGCGACGGACGCGAAACTCACTATCGCGCGGAGCCAAACGCCCTGGCACCGATGGTCGACTGGCTCAATCTTTACGGCGCCTTCTGGCGCGATCGATTTGATCAACTTGAAAATCTCTTGCAAAGGATGGAACCATGA
- a CDS encoding pyridoxal-dependent decarboxylase produces MEKLLAETAKRAASYLSSLPERSVGPPSASIAALDQLGGRLPDAPTDPAQILALLDDIGSPATVATAGPRYFGFVIGGTLPAALAANWLAGAWDQNGAMQIMSPVGARLEEIVLQWTIDLLELPEGSGAGFVTGTTMANFTGLAAARTALLSRAGWNVEEDGLFGAPPIDVVVGDEVHVSLLKALSLLGLGRSRVTRVPVDSQGRMRPNALPPLHNRTLLCLQAGNVNTGAFDPAQQICPRAREANAWIHVDGAFGLWAGLSPQYAPLLAGFNAADSLAIDCHKWLNVPYDSGLAVVRDPKHLQAAMSISAAYLASSDKREPWHYVPESSRRARAIELWAAMRSLGRDGLCELVERNCRQARLFAQLLADAGFSILNDVVLNQVLVSFGTAEQSRAIIKAIQDDGTCWCGGTEWQGHTAMRISVSSWATTDDDVKRSATAIIKVARRILVPGP; encoded by the coding sequence ATGGAAAAATTGCTCGCTGAAACCGCCAAACGCGCCGCTAGCTATCTCTCTTCACTTCCTGAGCGTTCCGTCGGTCCGCCTTCCGCGTCTATCGCCGCGCTCGACCAGCTTGGCGGCCGGCTGCCTGATGCGCCCACAGACCCAGCACAAATTCTCGCTCTCCTCGACGACATAGGATCGCCCGCAACCGTCGCGACTGCCGGCCCACGCTATTTCGGCTTTGTTATAGGGGGTACGCTACCTGCCGCTCTCGCAGCGAACTGGCTTGCCGGCGCATGGGATCAGAACGGTGCCATGCAGATCATGTCTCCGGTGGGCGCCCGGCTGGAAGAGATCGTGCTTCAGTGGACGATCGATCTGCTCGAATTACCCGAAGGCTCCGGCGCCGGATTCGTCACCGGAACGACCATGGCCAATTTCACCGGGCTCGCCGCAGCGCGCACTGCCCTGCTTTCTCGCGCCGGATGGAACGTTGAAGAAGATGGCCTCTTTGGCGCGCCACCAATCGATGTCGTGGTCGGCGATGAAGTTCACGTCTCGCTGCTCAAGGCCCTTTCGCTTCTCGGTCTCGGCCGTTCTCGTGTCACGCGCGTTCCCGTGGACAGCCAGGGACGAATGCGACCGAATGCCCTTCCTCCTCTCCACAACCGCACCCTGCTTTGTCTTCAGGCGGGCAACGTCAACACCGGGGCATTTGATCCCGCCCAGCAGATTTGCCCTCGCGCCCGCGAAGCCAATGCATGGATCCACGTTGACGGAGCATTTGGCTTGTGGGCAGGATTGTCTCCGCAATACGCACCGCTTCTTGCCGGTTTCAATGCTGCGGACTCATTGGCGATCGACTGTCACAAGTGGCTCAACGTTCCCTATGACTCGGGCCTCGCCGTTGTGCGCGATCCTAAACATCTTCAAGCCGCCATGTCGATCAGCGCGGCGTACCTTGCGTCCAGCGACAAGCGCGAACCTTGGCACTACGTACCGGAATCATCGCGCCGTGCACGGGCAATTGAGTTGTGGGCGGCCATGCGCTCACTCGGTCGTGATGGACTGTGCGAACTCGTAGAGCGCAATTGCCGACAGGCGCGTCTCTTCGCGCAGCTCCTCGCGGACGCTGGCTTTTCCATCCTCAACGATGTCGTGCTCAACCAGGTCCTTGTGTCATTCGGGACTGCGGAACAGTCCCGCGCGATCATCAAAGCAATCCAAGACGACGGCACATGCTGGTGCGGCGGCACCGAGTGGCAGGGCCACACCGCCATGCGTATCAGCGTCTCCAGCTGGGCCACAACAGACGACGACGTTAAGCGAAGCGCCACAGCCATCATCAAAGTCGCCCGCAGGATTCTCGTACCCGGACCCTGA
- a CDS encoding tRNA pseudouridine synthase A — protein MTDDAQSVLEQISGRGAQTWKLTIAYDGTDFSGWQIQPGEPTIQGELQAALGRIVGESPLPQGSGRTDAGVHALAQVASFPLQARIPPANLLRALNRTLPGSIRILEAQIVAETFHARHSAVAKTYEYRVLPIEPAEQQLCSPFLARYVYPYSWRLDPGVLNAAAAAFLGEHDFRSFAATDPDLATRTDDRSEDSAIQIQTRGPQRQVLVAGLEARTAIRTIYSSAWREETTDGFHLFVYRVRGNGFLHHMVRNLVGTMLDIARGYMRIEDIPVILAANDRSKAGPTAPARGLYLHSVEYDGAETISRVR, from the coding sequence GTGACCGACGACGCCCAATCCGTACTGGAACAAATTTCTGGGCGCGGAGCGCAGACGTGGAAACTCACCATCGCTTACGATGGGACCGACTTCTCCGGATGGCAAATCCAGCCTGGCGAACCTACGATTCAGGGGGAATTGCAAGCCGCGCTGGGCCGGATCGTAGGCGAATCTCCCCTGCCCCAGGGCTCGGGCCGAACAGATGCCGGGGTGCACGCTCTCGCTCAGGTCGCCAGCTTCCCTCTTCAGGCCCGGATCCCGCCAGCCAATCTGCTTCGCGCGCTCAATCGAACGCTGCCCGGGTCTATCCGCATCCTGGAAGCGCAAATCGTGGCGGAAACATTCCACGCGCGGCACTCCGCAGTCGCTAAAACCTATGAGTACCGCGTACTCCCCATCGAGCCTGCAGAGCAGCAGCTATGCTCGCCTTTTCTTGCGCGCTATGTGTACCCGTATTCGTGGCGACTGGATCCGGGAGTTCTCAATGCTGCGGCAGCAGCGTTTCTGGGTGAGCACGACTTCCGCAGCTTCGCCGCCACCGACCCAGATCTCGCCACTCGCACTGACGATCGTTCCGAAGACTCTGCGATTCAGATTCAAACCCGGGGTCCCCAGCGACAGGTTTTGGTCGCCGGGTTAGAAGCGCGAACGGCCATTCGCACGATTTATTCCTCCGCGTGGCGGGAAGAGACTACTGATGGCTTCCATCTCTTCGTCTATCGTGTCCGCGGCAATGGATTTCTCCACCACATGGTGCGCAATCTGGTCGGCACCATGCTCGATATAGCCCGAGGGTACATGCGCATTGAAGATATTCCTGTAATTCTCGCTGCCAACGATCGTTCCAAAGCTGGACCCACCGCTCCTGCGCGCGGCCTCTACCTCCACTCTGTCGAATATGACGGAGCGGAGACAATTTCACGCGTGCGCTGA